From a region of the Babylonia areolata isolate BAREFJ2019XMU chromosome 21, ASM4173473v1, whole genome shotgun sequence genome:
- the LOC143296668 gene encoding uncharacterized protein LOC143296668 — protein MLFADDAALTTEEALQRLINHFAQACRELGLTISLKKTDVMGQDVSSTPSISTGDFRLEIVEDFTYLGSAISSSLSLDAELNKRIDKAATAMAWQRGSGTVPC, from the coding sequence ATGCTTTTCGCAGACGACGCAGCTCTGACAACTGAAGAGGCACTCCAGCGACTCATCAATCACTTCGCCCAAGCATGCAGAGAGTTGGGCTTGACTATCAGCTTGAAGAAGACTGACGTCATGGGCCAGGACGTGAGCAGCACCCCAAGCATCTCCACTGGTGACTTCAGACTCGAGATCGTGGAGGACTTCACTTACCTCGGCTCCGCCATCTCCAGTAGCCTCTCCCTGGACGCCGAACTCAACAAGCGGATTGACAAAGCGGCTACTGCCATGGCCTGGCAAAGAGGGTCTGGGACAGTCCCATGCTGA